In Hyphomicrobiales bacterium, a genomic segment contains:
- a CDS encoding SDR family NAD(P)-dependent oxidoreductase: MTQKTILITGCSTGIGYTCAHGMKARGWKVFATARKDQDIARLQSEGFTTFYLDYCDEASIKACFDSVMAETGDTLDVLFNNGAYGLLGAIEDIKTDDLREQFEANFFGWHSLTKLIIPIMRKQMHGRIVQCSSVLGIVSGKHRSPYAATKHAVEALATSMRMELKAWNIRVSCIRPGPIETEFLATALKVLHEKVDMENTAHKVDYEASLSRMNKGNKSSAFKLGPEAVLAKLIHACEAKSPKPAYSVTKLTYIADIIRRLLPTALAERILAKG, encoded by the coding sequence ATGACGCAAAAGACCATATTAATTACCGGATGCTCTACAGGCATTGGCTACACATGTGCCCATGGCATGAAAGCCCGAGGCTGGAAGGTATTTGCTACTGCCCGCAAAGACCAAGACATCGCCCGCCTTCAATCCGAAGGCTTCACAACATTTTATCTCGATTACTGTGATGAAGCATCAATTAAAGCCTGTTTTGACAGCGTCATGGCCGAGACCGGCGACACATTAGATGTTCTTTTCAACAATGGTGCTTATGGCTTACTTGGTGCAATAGAAGACATAAAGACCGACGATTTGCGCGAGCAGTTTGAAGCTAATTTCTTTGGCTGGCATAGCCTCACAAAATTGATAATACCTATAATGCGCAAACAGATGCACGGACGGATTGTGCAATGCTCCTCTGTGCTTGGCATTGTTTCCGGCAAACACCGCTCGCCTTATGCTGCAACCAAACATGCGGTTGAAGCCTTAGCTACATCCATGCGCATGGAGTTGAAAGCGTGGAATATCCGTGTCTCCTGCATTCGCCCCGGCCCAATAGAGACCGAGTTCTTAGCAACAGCACTCAAAGTTTTGCACGAGAAAGTGGATATGGAAAACACAGCCCATAAAGTAGATTATGAGGCAAGTCTCAGCCGAATGAACAAAGGCAACAAGTCATCGGCCTTCAAGCTCGGGCCTGAGGCTGTGCTGGCCAAACTCATCCATGCTTGTGAGGCCAAATCCCCGAAACCAGCCTATTCAGTGACAAAGCTGACTTATATCGCTGACATCATTCGCCGCCTGCTGCCAACCGCGCTTGCTGAACGTATTCTAGCAAAAGGATAG
- a CDS encoding EamA family transporter, whose amino-acid sequence MTVGLPLLFVFLWSTGYVVAALVAPYSEPFSILTFRFIGGAVLLFLFGLITRGQWPSKKRALIITISGALIHGVYLSAVFWGIKNGMPAGISALLIGLQPLITALLAYPMLGEVIRPRHWLGLIIGLIGCALVISPKFSLDTIGITPLTVGAHAIAVLGIVLGSFFQKRFVGTMDFKTEPGLQLIGGLFIALPIAYFTENFSFTFSPQLIFGYLWMTLILSCGAFTLYMYLLQQREASKVASVFYLVPVFSAVQGYYFFNETLSIIQLIGMMVTTAAVALASDVFFKPRV is encoded by the coding sequence ATGACAGTCGGACTTCCTCTTCTTTTTGTATTTTTGTGGTCGACCGGTTATGTAGTCGCAGCTCTGGTAGCACCCTATTCAGAACCCTTTTCAATTTTAACATTCCGCTTTATTGGCGGGGCCGTCCTGCTTTTTCTTTTTGGACTGATCACGCGTGGCCAATGGCCCTCAAAAAAACGCGCGCTCATCATCACGATATCAGGCGCGCTGATCCATGGCGTTTATTTATCCGCGGTTTTTTGGGGCATCAAGAACGGCATGCCCGCAGGCATCAGCGCGCTGTTAATTGGCCTACAGCCCCTCATCACCGCCCTTTTAGCATATCCCATGCTTGGTGAAGTTATCCGTCCACGCCATTGGCTTGGTTTAATTATTGGTCTCATTGGCTGTGCGCTTGTTATCTCCCCCAAATTCAGCCTCGACACAATCGGCATCACCCCTTTAACCGTGGGGGCACATGCAATCGCGGTTTTAGGAATTGTGCTTGGTTCTTTCTTCCAAAAGCGTTTTGTGGGCACAATGGATTTCAAAACAGAACCGGGCTTGCAGCTCATCGGCGGGCTATTTATCGCCTTACCAATTGCTTATTTTACTGAGAATTTTTCCTTCACCTTCTCCCCTCAACTCATCTTTGGTTATCTATGGATGACCCTGATTTTATCTTGTGGCGCTTTCACGCTTTATATGTACCTGTTGCAACAAAGAGAGGCGTCAAAAGTCGCCAGTGTGTTTTATCTCGTCCCTGTTTTTTCAGCCGTCCAAGGTTATTATTTTTTCAACGAAACACTTTCGATTATTCAACTGATCGGTATGATGGTAACAACTGCAGCGGTGGCGCTTGCCTCCGATGTATTCTTTAAACCACGGGTTTAA
- the gluQRS gene encoding tRNA glutamyl-Q(34) synthetase GluQRS produces the protein MTSYAASKPHFRFAPSPNGALHLGHAYSALLNHGLAKKTGGNFIIRVEDIDITRCTPALEAGMFDDLTWLGLEWQKPVMQQSKRFAIYQQALDKLIERELIYPAFMSRGEIKKHARVEPNWPHDPDGAPLYPGLEKNWDKPTCTEAIASGTPFAWRLDMEKALTLFPIEGAKDWGDVVLARKDTPTSYHLSVVIDDAAQNISHVVRGLDLKAATPVHLLLQNLLSLPSPCYFHHRLVLDEEGAKLSKSNKATGLKHLRDEGATLDDILERIDWDESELETLYQSLIIQST, from the coding sequence ATGACATCTTATGCCGCTTCAAAGCCACACTTCAGGTTTGCACCAAGCCCTAACGGGGCTCTTCATTTGGGGCATGCCTATTCCGCCCTTCTCAATCATGGCCTTGCCAAAAAGACCGGTGGCAACTTTATAATCCGCGTTGAAGATATAGACATCACACGTTGTACGCCTGCTTTAGAGGCTGGCATGTTTGATGATCTCACATGGCTGGGGCTTGAATGGCAAAAACCTGTGATGCAGCAATCCAAGCGCTTTGCCATTTATCAACAAGCCCTCGATAAATTAATTGAACGCGAGCTGATTTATCCCGCATTCATGTCACGTGGCGAAATTAAAAAACACGCGCGCGTAGAACCCAATTGGCCCCATGACCCAGACGGCGCACCGCTTTATCCCGGCCTTGAGAAAAACTGGGATAAGCCTACATGCACGGAAGCCATAGCAAGCGGCACGCCCTTCGCATGGCGGCTCGACATGGAAAAAGCGCTCACCCTTTTTCCGATTGAAGGCGCAAAAGACTGGGGCGATGTTGTGCTTGCCCGCAAGGATACCCCTACCAGCTATCATCTATCTGTCGTGATTGATGACGCAGCACAAAATATCAGCCATGTGGTGCGTGGTCTCGACCTTAAAGCCGCAACGCCCGTGCATCTTCTCTTACAAAATTTACTCAGCCTTCCATCACCCTGTTATTTTCATCATCGATTAGTTCTTGATGAAGAGGGCGCAAAATTATCAAAGTCCAATAAGGCAACTGGTCTTAAACATCTACGCGACGAAGGTGCCACTTTAGATGATATTTTAGAGCGTATTGACTGGGATGAAAGCGAGCTTGAAACGCTGTATCAGAGCCTCATCATTCAAAGCACATAA
- a CDS encoding DNA-3-methyladenine glycosylase yields the protein MKPIQTLDDIAAGLDALKVLDPRLIPVVESAGPLSLRLREPSLASLMKIVVSQQLSVQSAAAIWVRFEEAFNPLNPDEIVKADEDALRAVGLSRPKIKTLRAIAVAARDEGLDCAALMGRPREEIAARLTTIHGVGPWTAEIFTLFCLGHPDIFPVGDIALQQGVMDAFGLSARPKGDDLAAIAAQWSPWRGVAARLFWAYYGEQRKNRNALPV from the coding sequence ATGAAACCAATTCAAACCCTTGATGATATTGCTGCTGGCCTTGACGCTTTAAAGGTACTCGATCCGCGATTGATTCCTGTTGTGGAAAGTGCCGGGCCACTCTCATTGCGGCTGCGCGAGCCTTCTCTTGCTAGTCTTATGAAGATTGTGGTTTCACAACAATTGTCGGTCCAAAGTGCGGCGGCGATTTGGGTGCGATTTGAGGAGGCGTTTAATCCCTTAAACCCTGATGAGATTGTGAAAGCTGATGAGGATGCGCTGCGCGCTGTTGGCCTTTCGCGCCCTAAAATCAAAACACTGAGAGCCATTGCCGTTGCAGCAAGGGATGAAGGCTTGGATTGTGCGGCCCTTATGGGCCGCCCTCGTGAGGAGATTGCCGCGCGGTTGACGACGATCCATGGTGTTGGGCCGTGGACCGCAGAGATTTTTACCCTGTTTTGTCTCGGGCATCCCGATATTTTCCCCGTTGGTGATATTGCGCTTCAACAAGGAGTGATGGATGCTTTTGGTCTGTCGGCTCGGCCAAAAGGGGATGATTTAGCAGCAATCGCGGCGCAATGGTCACCGTGGCGTGGGGTTGCAGCGCGTCTTTTCTGGGCGTACTACGGCGAACAACGTAAAAACCGTAATGCGCTACCTGTTTGA
- a CDS encoding AEC family transporter — MWSLLQIVLPVCALVAVGFAARAFGLVKEDADDIIGDFVFKIAIPCLLFRLIATSHLDGVDPWSIWATYFGSVAVVWLVAATLLPLVFRREVLYGVIGGVASTFANTVMIGIPVIIQAYGEEGMIAVTILLSVHLPIMLFATTAHHDLAQWMDGQGGIEGQSFAEKVKKFVLSIVKNPILIGIVLGAIVRTTGVGLPEIFWDVTGKIADIAGPMALIVLGMGLTKYGIKGNIGPAFLTSFLKLLILPGMVFTLGAFVFDLPPVFTAALVIASASPSGVNSYLFAQHFGTGQALSSNSISITTPLCVFTMTFWLWMLATYVL, encoded by the coding sequence ATGTGGTCTCTTCTTCAAATTGTTTTGCCTGTTTGTGCGCTTGTGGCGGTTGGATTTGCGGCGCGCGCTTTTGGCTTGGTGAAGGAAGATGCAGATGACATCATTGGTGATTTTGTCTTCAAGATTGCAATCCCTTGTTTGCTGTTCCGGCTCATTGCAACATCCCACCTAGACGGTGTCGATCCATGGTCGATCTGGGCAACCTATTTTGGCAGTGTTGCTGTTGTGTGGCTTGTTGCGGCGACGCTATTGCCGCTCGTGTTCCGCCGTGAGGTTCTTTACGGCGTCATCGGCGGTGTTGCTTCTACTTTTGCTAATACGGTGATGATTGGCATTCCTGTGATTATTCAAGCCTATGGCGAGGAAGGGATGATCGCTGTGACCATTCTTTTATCCGTGCATTTGCCGATCATGTTGTTTGCAACAACGGCTCATCATGATCTTGCGCAATGGATGGATGGGCAAGGGGGTATTGAGGGGCAGTCATTTGCTGAAAAAGTGAAGAAATTTGTTTTGAGTATTGTCAAAAACCCTATCTTGATAGGTATCGTTCTTGGCGCAATTGTTCGGACAACGGGGGTGGGCCTGCCTGAGATATTTTGGGATGTGACAGGGAAAATTGCAGATATTGCCGGGCCAATGGCGTTGATTGTACTTGGCATGGGGCTAACGAAATATGGCATCAAGGGTAATATTGGCCCTGCTTTTTTAACAAGCTTCCTGAAGCTCCTTATTTTACCTGGGATGGTTTTTACATTAGGGGCTTTCGTCTTTGATTTGCCGCCGGTCTTTACGGCTGCCCTCGTTATCGCGTCAGCCTCTCCTTCCGGTGTAAATTCCTATCTGTTTGCGCAGCACTTTGGCACGGGTCAGGCATTGTCTTCTAATTCAATCTCCATCACGACGCCGCTTTGTGTTTTCACAATGACATTCTGGCTGTGGATGCTGGCAACTTATGTGCTTTGA
- a CDS encoding thermonuclease family protein, with protein sequence MFDITLMILLLLGAVILALAIGRHSDDNRPQKKRWDDRQGGDTTFKPFDSSSSEPTLSEQVLEGRAYVVDGDSLVINKVQVRLFGVDAPEINHPYGQKSKWALVALCKGQRIKAEITEQDDYGRTVARCYLEDGRDLSAEMVKLGLAIDWPKYSGGFYQVLEVQGIRKKLWLADARQKGRMHVWEKFEAQQKTRNQ encoded by the coding sequence ATGTTTGATATTACACTTATGATTTTACTATTATTGGGTGCGGTCATTTTGGCCTTGGCCATTGGCCGTCATAGTGATGATAATAGGCCACAAAAAAAACGGTGGGATGACCGCCAAGGTGGCGACACAACATTTAAGCCCTTTGATTCAAGTAGTTCAGAACCAACTCTTTCGGAGCAGGTTTTAGAAGGGCGTGCCTATGTAGTCGATGGGGATAGTTTGGTTATAAACAAAGTGCAGGTGCGTTTGTTTGGTGTTGATGCGCCAGAAATAAATCACCCATATGGGCAAAAATCCAAATGGGCATTGGTTGCTTTGTGCAAGGGGCAAAGAATAAAGGCAGAAATTACCGAACAAGATGATTACGGTCGAACTGTAGCGCGGTGTTACTTAGAAGATGGGCGTGATTTATCCGCCGAAATGGTTAAGCTTGGATTAGCTATTGATTGGCCAAAATATTCAGGCGGTTTTTATCAAGTATTGGAAGTGCAAGGCATCAGGAAGAAGTTATGGCTTGCGGATGCTCGCCAAAAAGGGCGGATGCATGTATGGGAAAAATTTGAAGCGCAGCAGAAAACCCGCAATCAATAA
- a CDS encoding dienelactone hydrolase family protein encodes MAHKPLDGTRLEALSGKTDSLVILLHGYGANGDDLIDLGKQWAPQFVNTSFVSVNAPEPCAISPTGLQWFPLTHNPGGMRSPEEYWQGVCHSEEVLQAFIDSELAKYGIDETSCVLVGFSQGTMMALHVGLRRKKSFAGIIAYSGVLAGSEKLDTSIKVKPPVLLVHGEADPVIPVEALSLAKEALRTIDIDPEWHIVDGLGHGIDGLGFQLGYNFLKRVLR; translated from the coding sequence ATGGCTCATAAACCTCTTGATGGGACCCGCCTTGAAGCGCTTTCAGGCAAAACGGATAGTCTTGTTATTCTATTGCACGGGTATGGTGCAAATGGCGATGACTTGATCGATCTTGGCAAACAATGGGCGCCACAATTTGTCAATACGTCCTTTGTTTCGGTTAATGCGCCTGAACCATGTGCCATATCTCCCACAGGTTTGCAGTGGTTCCCGCTTACCCATAACCCCGGCGGCATGAGAAGTCCTGAGGAATATTGGCAAGGCGTTTGCCACTCAGAAGAGGTCTTGCAAGCATTTATTGATAGTGAGCTTGCAAAATACGGGATTGATGAAACATCTTGTGTGCTGGTTGGTTTTTCGCAAGGCACGATGATGGCACTGCATGTGGGTCTGCGTCGCAAGAAGTCATTTGCGGGCATTATCGCCTATTCCGGCGTGTTGGCAGGATCAGAAAAACTTGATACGTCGATTAAAGTCAAACCACCGGTTCTTTTAGTGCACGGCGAGGCTGATCCGGTTATTCCCGTGGAGGCTTTATCTCTTGCGAAAGAGGCGTTGCGAACCATTGATATTGATCCGGAGTGGCATATTGTCGATGGTCTTGGTCACGGGATTGATGGCCTAGGCTTTCAGCTCGGCTATAATTTTTTGAAGCGCGTGCTGCGATAG